Proteins encoded together in one Eubalaena glacialis isolate mEubGla1 chromosome 7, mEubGla1.1.hap2.+ XY, whole genome shotgun sequence window:
- the LOC133094291 gene encoding small integral membrane protein 20 → MTPNLRTALIFGGFISLIGAAFYPIYFRPLMRLEEYQKEQAINRAGIVQEDVQPPGLKVWSDPFGRK, encoded by the coding sequence ATGACCCCGAACCTGCGCACCGCGCTCATTTTCGGCGGCTTCATCTCCCTGATCGGCGCCGCCTTCTACCCCATCTACTTCCGGCCCCTAATGCGGCTGGAGGAATACCAGAAGGAACAAGCCATAAATCGAGCTGGTATTGTCCAAGAAGACGTGCAGCCACCAGGGTTAAAAGTGTGGTCGGATCCATTTGGCAGGAAATGA